Proteins from a genomic interval of Dehalococcoidia bacterium:
- a CDS encoding lyase: MAAAARPVPPDRLRIVEFAVPRGSGPHDVAPAPDGRVWYTAQRTGELGILDPVSGATRHVKLGTGSAPHGVIAGPDGAAWITDGGLNAIVRVDPVTDEVRVFRLPPDRPNTNLNTAVFDRAGILWFTGQAGVYGRLDPRSGNIEVFSAPGGRGPYGIAATPRGEVFYASLAGSHIAQIDLESRRAVQVQPPTPNQGARRVWSDSSGRIWVSEWNSGQVSVYDPGAKSWKQWRLPGANPMTYAVYVDEDDIVWLSDFGANAMVRFDPRSEQFTVLPLPSPNGNVRQILGRPGEVWGAESGADKLILIRTRE, translated from the coding sequence GTGGCCGCGGCTGCCCGGCCGGTCCCTCCCGACCGCCTGCGCATCGTCGAGTTCGCCGTCCCACGCGGTTCCGGCCCGCACGACGTCGCGCCCGCGCCGGATGGGCGCGTATGGTACACGGCCCAACGCACCGGCGAGCTGGGTATCCTCGACCCCGTCAGCGGGGCCACGCGTCACGTGAAGCTCGGGACCGGCTCAGCGCCCCATGGGGTTATCGCCGGCCCTGACGGCGCCGCCTGGATTACGGACGGCGGCCTCAACGCCATCGTCCGCGTCGACCCCGTCACCGACGAGGTGCGCGTCTTTCGGCTGCCGCCCGACCGCCCGAACACCAACCTCAACACCGCGGTCTTCGACCGCGCCGGCATCCTCTGGTTCACCGGCCAGGCCGGTGTCTACGGCCGCCTCGACCCCAGGAGCGGCAACATCGAGGTCTTTTCGGCGCCCGGCGGCCGTGGCCCCTACGGCATCGCCGCGACACCGCGCGGCGAGGTCTTCTATGCCTCGCTCGCTGGCAGCCACATCGCCCAGATCGACCTCGAGTCTCGCCGCGCCGTCCAGGTGCAGCCGCCGACGCCGAACCAGGGGGCGCGCCGGGTCTGGTCCGACTCCTCCGGCCGCATCTGGGTGAGCGAGTGGAACTCGGGACAGGTCAGCGTTTACGACCCGGGGGCGAAGTCGTGGAAGCAGTGGCGCCTGCCCGGCGCCAACCCCATGACCTACGCGGTCTACGTGGACGAAGACGATATCGTCTGGCTGAGCGACTTCGGCGCCAACGCGATGGTGCGCTTCGACCCCCGCAGCGAGCAGTTCACCGTCCTGCCGCTTCCCAGCCCCAACGGCAACGTGCGCCAGATACTAGGCCGCCCCGGCGAAGTCTGGGGCGCCGAGTCCGGCGCCGACAAGCTCATACTCATCCGCACGCGCGAATAA